The window TTCATCAGGTCGCCTCTTTTGTTCCTCGTCCCTTCGTCTTGTTTAGGTTTCTGCTCCGTGTTCCAGCTCTGATTCGCTTTGGGGATTTTTCCTGGTGTAGCTGCTACTCCTCGTTGTCTGCTTGAGCGCCaggtttttaattattaaagatTAATCACCACAACTGCCCGACTTGGAGTCTGCGCTTGGATCCAAGCTGCCTGTGTTGGTACCAGCAAATCCAGACAGGACTTTGgcagagaaaagaaatgaaCAACAATTCAGTAAGAGAAAAACATCCTGAAAGACAAAACACCAGCTCGAGAAGATGTAGAGTTCCTTTTATTGACTGCTTTGGTTaaatgacgggggggggggggggtaatttgtGCAGAATTACCCTAAAAACTATTGGATGCATTTCCAGAAAACCCTATGGAAGAATCCGTTTTTTGTCAAGAAGAATCTTTCTCTGACTGTCTGCGAGGACGGTAACAACTTCCCGCGCGAGAGCAGGTAGCAAAATAGCTATACCATGCAGCAAAGGCAGGgatctctaccccccccccccccccccccctccctagtGCTTTTTATCATGAGCTTTAACCAGGTAGCACACATGATACTCAACTGCTCCGATCCACTCCGTCATCCATTATGGGTGCTGTCGTGCTCCGGAAATGGGAGCTACATGGTTGGAGGAGTGAGCGACTCCCATTTGATTTACTGACcccaggaggatgaggaggaggaagaggaagaggaggaggaggaggaggaggaggaggaagaggaggaacccGTCATCTTGCAGGTTCCTCTGGCTACGACAAAAGGAAACGGTTCATTCAGTTTAGTCCAAagatttatttctctcctcgGTGTACCGTATTGAGCACTCATTCAAagtcatcaaccccccccccgcccccccgcctcctTTGTGCCTACAGTGCACCCGGAGCCCATCACTCTGCGTGACTTACTGAGGGAAAGACTTTCCTTATCTGCGGAGAGGCCACAATGCCTTCTGGTGGAGAGCGATCCTTATCGAGCCTTCATTGGGTTTTCTCTGTGAAACTCTTAGAACTCATTGTGTTCACTTCTTTTCAGGTTGGGATTCAAGGGTTTACTTTTTGCTTCCCTTTTTTGGATGGTTATGGAAATGAGTGATTCGGAATCTCTTTAAAaagtcaacacaaaaaaaaaaagttgaagtgTTTAATCAAAACAGTCTGAAGAGTATAAAGACGACCACGAGGAAGAACAGGCGCCGTCGCGAGGCTCATAACGAGATTCTGAGAAAAGCACCGGGCCACCGCTACAACACTTCATAATGAAATGTAAGGTTTGAATACCTGATTTAAATTTCAGAGGGCTTCACTGTCTTCTCACAAAGCAGACTCAACTTTCCTGAAGCTGAAAAGTTGGGATGTTCTTATCCGTTACACAAAGGGATGGACAGACATTTGGTTATTTTCCTCCCCGGGTCTGCAGGAGGATTTTTTTCacctgtaaaacaaacacacacacagacacacacacacacacacactcaggagtCGGTTGTTGAAGGTAGTGGGTTCAGCACACTAATTAAATCACAGTGCATTAGGAGGATCACAGTGGCAGCTTGCCGCTGATCCACATCCAGCTGGAGGATCATGAACCGAAGGGATTCTGATGCACAATATGGAGAAGTAGATTGATTCGTTAAACCTTTAAACCAACTACACTGAATTTAGAATCGAAATCTGTGCAAATAATggtcgagagagagagggagagagagagagagagagagagagagggagagacagagaacatTCTCCTCCATGACAGGTGATTAACTTGACATCTCAAGCTTTCTGCTCTTTTCCAGCCTGAGTCCAGCAGGTGCAaggttttttcttcatttcctcaGCCTGGTCTCGAAACATATAAGAAGCCTTTGGGCTATTCTGCAGAAAACAAGAATGGATGTTTTTTACTGCCCTTAACAAGAGTGTCTGTCTCAAACTTTCTCCAAAACTACTAAACCGATTTCTGTGGGCTGTTGTGGAGGGACGGGGTCTCGTCCATGTGTCACTCTCGTAGAATCAACAAAGAAAGTCTTCTTTAAACTCCTCTTATGGGATCTTCTATTGTTCCCAGGTCTGTGATGGGCAGCCCGCTTTATCGAGGCTGTGGCATAAGAATTCAAATCGTGTGAAACTCCTTTCCCTGTTTCCAGTCAAATCAAACTGGTGCAGTAACTGTTTCCACCCGCCATAAGATTTCACCTGAGACTGACAGCAAATACACCAGTGACTGACAGGGCAGACCATCACAGTGTCAATATTGGAATCCAGCACAGGGGTTAATGACACAAGACGAGACATGGACATTCCCCAGGCTATTCCTCTGCTCTCATGAGACCAGTATTGCTTTTCAATGCTCTATCTATTATGTATCCAGCAGCTGAAGGTGTCGAGCTCTGCTACGTATTGTAGGAGGCTCTCAAAATGAATGAGTTTTGAAATGTAAGAACGCTGAAGTCGGTCTGAAGCCGCTTCACTCGAGCACCGAACACCAAGCACGTATTAACTCAGTGgccttgtctctgtgtttcagaaTGAATGGACAGAAGCAGTGGACGAGGGTGGCGGTGATGGCTCTCCTGGTGCTGACGGTGATGGCCGCCGAAGGAGGCAAAGCAGAGAAACAAGGTACACACCAGAGAAAAAGCACTTTGTCATCTTTTACTTCTGCAACGTTCGGTTTCCTCAGTGGAGCGACGCACAAAGCTGTCTCCCCTCCCAGGCTCCGGTGCGCACAATGTCCCTCGTGACAACTTATTTAAGTGGACACAACTTTTTCCAGAAACACATGAAAATAGGGAAGGTGCCCATGGGGTTAATGTAATTTGTCCCCTTTGAGGATTCACCAGAAACAAAAAGCAATATCTCgcaaaaaaggagaaaaataagtcAGATACATCCCTCTCGGGTAAAGAGAACAACATTTAGTCCAATTTAAATTCAAGGGAAAAAGTTAATTTGCATTGGAAATTAGTGCAAGCACCGAAACCCATTATAACTCCCTTGTAATATTGATAAAAAGTCCAAGAGTAAATACTTTTTACAAACATTGCATGTAGCACTTTGTGTTCTGTTTCAATAAAAGCTTAAATTCAAACACTCTTCAGCCTGACCCGTCCGACACGACTCCAGTTGTtcaagtgtgtgattgtgtgtaacAGGGAAGAAGGAGCGCAAGTCGGACTGCGGCGAGTGGCAGTGGAGTGTGTGCGTCGCCAACGAGGGGGACTGCGGACTCGGCACCAGGGAGGGAACCCGCACCGGCACCGACTGCAAGCAGACCATCAAGACCCAGCGCTGCAAGATCCCCTGCAACTGGAAGAAGAAGTTCGGAGGTAAGAGAGCAATGTTGTGACTAAGATGGCGCTCAGTGGAACCActgtcaaggcccaacagtgaCCCTGaaatgacctatactgcagctcgccaccagggggcgatctagACGCTTTGGTTTCAGTTGTCCTCATCCGTCTTTGATACTAAGGCCTTGACAAAAGGAGAGAAGATGTTCTTATTGAGCTACATGTGATCAGATCAGTATTTAGATCCTCACCCACATGCTGACCCAGAAAACCTTCCTCCTTCTGTACAGGTGACTCCcatccagccccccccctcccccctgtcaCCTCCATGATGCATGGCCGCCACAAACAATGGCCCCACTTCCACAATGGGAGTGAGAGAGCTCGCTAAGTAAAGGTCcaacagggaaaaaaaagaagacggGAAATAAACTTGTCCTGCTTTGTCATTTTTGCTTTTTGGACTGGGAAGTGTGTGCAGCCATCAAAGCTGAATTGTCTCCCAGTGACaacctgtcccccccccccctccagtaaGGCCCCGTCAAGCATAGAGCCTGCAGCTCTGCAATGTGTTCGTCACAAGTGATAAACACATCAGGAAATAATGCTCCAGTTAACTGGTTATATAGATTATAGCAGCAGAAGTTTGGTGGAagtggcaggaagtgacatcctCTCCAAAAgacttgaaaacaaaaagtaaaacaacagaGTGACGTCAGCCCcactcttttttattttgaaatgttgtccTGACCTGACAGTGCCCATAAGTGAGGCCAAATGATCTTGttcgccccctgttggctggctaCCGAATAATTCATaaacctcacctcctccatgtaagcggatgggacatggaccaaactggaGAGTCAAAGTTCCTTTTCCAAAGATTATGTTCCTGTCATTCTTATCACATTCTTCATCTATATGgtcaagtgttcatgtttatgGACGTATTTCAACAACAGAAACAGGGATGGatgatgttttattgtgaaaaaaaagatgttgGAATCCTTTGGAAACTTGAGAAACTTTGATTCTAAAGATGCTTATGAATTATTACCTTCACCGATGGGAACCTGGAGAGTGAGCGAATTTGTTCCCGACATTTTCTTGTAACCTACTTGTGAGTGTGACACCTTAATGAGGACAGGGGCTGCCTGCCAGCGAggacgctctctctctctctctgagataAATTAAAGGTGTGCAggcgtgtttttttttggagttGGATGCTCATGAAGTCCCTGTAGGATTCCCTCAACAATGGCCCTGtcactccctctcctcaccccctctcccacctctcctccccccctctcccacctctcctcacccccctcccacctctctgctcctctgatgagctccCTGGGACCTCGGCGGCGTGAGAGGAAAGTTGCGAATGAGTGTCACGGCCCCGAGGGAGCCACCGGCTGGAGTGGCAACAAAATAATGGAGGGAcggcacacaacacacacacaacacacacacacacacacacacacacactcaaagtacATTTCTATACCATACgagccactgctgctgcgtGCTGGTGCAATCTCGCGTCCTCTGGGGTCGAGTTTAAGATGGATTAAATTCAATATCAAATGAAAGCACACGTGTGAAATTTATTTGAGTTGCTGCAGTAAGTGCTTCCACTCGCTCTCCGCCGCTGAGATTGTATCTGTCCCTTATTTCCAGGCGGCTCGACGGCAGCCGGGCTGGTTCTTTTTGATTACATTCATCTGTTAGCCTATTCCCGTCCTATAGGAGATTTAAGATCAATAAATGAGACGCCATCTGTTTCGTGTTGGCAAACAGCAATCtgcactttttattttgttgttaatAAGACCGGGCCTCGTGATCCGAGCCTTCAGCAGAACTCGCTCTGTTGATCCTGGACACTTCTCATTTAAAAGGACGCAGATAATAGCCAAATAAATGATGAATGCTCATCAAACAGCCGTTCACAGTCCAGGACTCGCAGCTCCTCAGGCTCAATGGACTCGTTCCGTTGACTGATTGCCGTCGGCTGCTGTTCAGAACAAATACAGAAGCTTTCTGCTCGGCTGTGTCTACACCGTGCCTCCTCGGAGCTGCTTCCCAGAACAAAGGGCGTTCTGATTAagtgtctgttctctctgtcgTGTGTGTGCTCTATAGGGGAATGCAAGTACGACTTCCAGGCGTGGGGGGAGTGCGACCTGGCGACGGGCAAGAAGAACAGGACGGGCGTGCTGAAGCGGGCGCTGATGGACGCCACCTGCGCCACCACCGTCACCGCCACCAAGCCCTGTGGGAAGATCCCCAAGACCAAGCTGCAAGGtaagcagggggaggaggagtcaTCGCTGGGTAGAGACACTTCAGAAATATGGAACAAGCTTTTCTGCcattaaaacaacagatttgtttgtctgttaaagCAAATTACTTCAAAGTTGTAACTTACTATACATTTATCAATCGTAGAATATCTTGCATccccacacacatgctgcatttTCTGCATTTAGCACAaagctaattaaaaaaatcatccaGCCAATGTTTTGGAGGAacttttagtttagtttaagtTACACAGCCATATTTTAATGATCCAATTACTCTTCGGGCcattgtggccgtaagccagtAATTGTTTTTGCccctgtgattgtgtgtatgtgtgtggtgtgtgtgtttatgtacacaacaaccccctccccccactcCCATTTAATGATGCCATATTGCGATTGATGCCTTGAAGACATGTTCCAAAAATAATCTTTCAGTATGTCTCTCTATCCTCCAGGACGACCTCAAACAAAAATATGGACAATCATTTAGGATGTTATGACaggaatgacatcatcatgacatcactttGAAGTTGGCAAATCACATGTTTCAGTGAAGTTATGCATTAACTTTCCCAGCCAATGAGATTAGAGACACGATCTACATTTGCCTGATTGGGGCTACAAACGGTTTTGCATGGCTCCTCCACTGCTTCTCAATTCAAACTGTAATCTCTGAGACACAAAGATAATTAGTGAAATGCATTACAGACCAACACTGATGTAAAAAAACGAGTG is drawn from Platichthys flesus unplaced genomic scaffold, fPlaFle2.1 scaffold_114, whole genome shotgun sequence and contains these coding sequences:
- the ptn gene encoding pleiotrophin, with the protein product MNGQKQWTRVAVMALLVLTVMAAEGGKAEKQGKKERKSDCGEWQWSVCVANEGDCGLGTREGTRTGTDCKQTIKTQRCKIPCNWKKKFGGECKYDFQAWGECDLATGKKNRTGVLKRALMDATCATTVTATKPCGKIPKTKLQGKQGEEESSLGRDTSEIWNKLFCH